A single Panthera tigris isolate Pti1 chromosome A3, P.tigris_Pti1_mat1.1, whole genome shotgun sequence DNA region contains:
- the LOC102970524 gene encoding pancreatic progenitor cell differentiation and proliferation factor-like, with translation MAAIPSSGLLMATHDYYRCLGSTASNSSCGGAEYPGEAIPHHPGPSKADPGHWMGSFFFGKSTLPFMATRSESPQASSDLIACDLTLEAMRKQQPGGQSGKANTGHPSPVLRGHWPSSGGARLIRDLPVPSSLHVD, from the coding sequence ATGGCAGCCATCCCCTCCAGCGGTTTGCTCATGGCCACCCACGACTATTACCGCTGCCTGGGTTCCACTGCCAGTAACAGCTCCTGTGGAGGTGCAGAGTATCCTGGGGAAGCCATCCCTCACCACCCCGGTCCCTCCAAGGCCGACCCAGGTCACTGGATGGGAAGTTTCTTTTTTGGGAAGTCCACCCTCCCGTTCATGGCAACACGCTCGGAATCTCCCCAGGCCTCCAGCGACTTGATCGCCTGTGACTTGACTCTGGAAGCCATGAGGAAGCAGCAGCCTGGTGGCCAGTCTGGCAAAGCGAACACCGGACACCCGTCCCCAGTCCTGAGAGGCCACTGGCCCTCTTCAGGAGGCGCTAGGCTCATCAGAGaccttcctgtcccctcctctctccacgTAGACTAG